The following are encoded together in the Pirellulales bacterium genome:
- the glnA gene encoding type I glutamate--ammonia ligase, translating into MTPQEVLALCREKDVKAVDLRFMDFPGLWQHFTIPVNKLDGDVFEDGLGFDGSSIRGWQAINESDMLIVPQPDTAFLDPFTELPTLVMICNIQDPITREDYTRDPRNVARKAVNYLKSTGIADTCYIGPEAEFFIFDDVRFDQRAHEGYYHLDSIEAEWNRGREEHPNLGYKLRHKEGYFPVPPADSLMDIRNEMMQTMIDCGLDVEAQHHEVATGGQCEIDLRFQNLVRMADYMLMYKYIIKNVALRHGKTVTFMPKPLFGDNGSGMHTHISLWKGDKPLFAGGGYAGLSDTAMYGIGGLLKHAPAILGFTNPTTNSYKRLVPGFEAPVNLAYSQRNRSASVRIPMYSPSPKAKRLEFRCPDPSCNPYLAFSAVLMAVIDGIQNKIHPGEPLDKDIYDLEPEELAKVPKTPGSLDDALTALKNDHEFLLRGDVFTEDVISTWIWYKQKNEVDALRLRPHPYEFCLYYDI; encoded by the coding sequence GTGACTCCACAAGAGGTTCTAGCGCTGTGTCGTGAGAAAGACGTCAAGGCCGTGGATCTGCGGTTCATGGACTTTCCGGGGCTGTGGCAACATTTCACGATTCCGGTCAACAAGCTCGACGGCGATGTCTTCGAGGATGGCCTCGGCTTCGATGGCTCGAGCATTCGTGGTTGGCAGGCGATCAACGAGAGCGACATGCTCATCGTGCCGCAGCCCGACACGGCTTTCCTCGATCCCTTCACCGAGCTCCCCACGCTCGTGATGATCTGCAATATCCAGGACCCCATCACGCGCGAGGACTACACGCGCGATCCGCGCAACGTGGCACGCAAGGCGGTCAACTACCTGAAGAGCACGGGCATCGCCGACACCTGCTACATCGGCCCCGAGGCCGAATTCTTCATCTTCGACGACGTGCGCTTCGACCAGCGCGCGCACGAGGGTTACTACCATCTCGATAGCATCGAGGCCGAATGGAATCGCGGCCGCGAGGAGCACCCCAACCTGGGTTACAAGCTCCGCCACAAGGAAGGTTATTTCCCCGTGCCGCCGGCCGACTCGTTGATGGATATCCGCAACGAGATGATGCAGACGATGATCGACTGCGGGCTCGACGTCGAGGCGCAGCACCACGAGGTCGCCACGGGCGGTCAGTGCGAGATCGATCTCCGCTTCCAGAACCTGGTCCGCATGGCCGACTACATGCTGATGTACAAGTACATCATCAAGAATGTCGCCCTGCGGCACGGCAAGACCGTGACCTTCATGCCCAAGCCCCTCTTCGGCGACAATGGCTCGGGCATGCATACCCACATTTCGTTGTGGAAGGGAGACAAGCCCCTCTTTGCCGGGGGGGGCTACGCCGGGCTGAGCGACACCGCGATGTATGGCATCGGCGGGCTGCTCAAGCACGCGCCGGCGATCCTCGGCTTTACCAACCCCACGACGAACAGCTACAAGCGACTCGTCCCCGGCTTCGAGGCCCCGGTAAACCTGGCCTACTCGCAGCGCAATCGCTCGGCTTCGGTGCGCATTCCGATGTACAGCCCGAGCCCCAAGGCGAAGCGGCTCGAGTTCCGCTGCCCCGATCCAAGTTGCAACCCTTACTTGGCCTTCTCGGCCGTCTTGATGGCGGTGATCGACGGCATCCAGAACAAGATTCATCCGGGCGAACCGCTCGACAAGGACATCTACGATCTGGAGCCGGAAGAACTGGCCAAGGTGCCCAAGACGCCGGGCTCGCTCGACGACGCGCTCACCGCGCTCAAGAACGATCACGAGTTCCTGCTCCGGGGCGACGTCTTCACCGAGGACGTGATCTCGACCTGGATCTGGTACAAGCAGAAGAACGAGGTCGATGCCCTGCGTCTGCGGCCGCATCCTTACGAGTTCTGCCTGTACTATGACATTTAA
- a CDS encoding MMPL family transporter, whose product MYFRLGSFIARHWKVVILFWIVLAAGLKLWAPRWDDVTHDGDLAYLPPRMTSVRGEALLAQAFPDTKVRSQAVLVVERPDGELTPADYYIADKLASKFEKLIEEAAEEQTPLPIAAVWSHNTEVLGSKLTSPVSDRGQATLVILSLTNEFMATDNIRLLDEFQIALDDVRQDPHFPAGLNLGISGSAAIGGDMLGSAKESIESTEITAIVLVFLILLFVYRAPLLVIIPLTAIVLSVSVATDVVAWLADYSAHSDWLHFKIFKTTKIFVVVILYGSGTDFSLFLISRYREELEHGYEKSQAIERALGSVGEALVGSALTTILGLSMMYFADFGKFRYSGPVIGLCLLITLIACLTFAPAMLRACGTAVFWPFGFAPARQQNRQGLHLSGLLDRFWNWASHFIIRWPGVILAASILLMLYPAWRGLSVDITYNLLNELQQDRPSVVGTNLVRRHFPAGDVGPVTVVAYNQQGKFDTREGEIHIAELTKQLWDVPGVVAVRSLSEPLGDKPGYANIFSRRGQRKVAAKKHNRTLSTFLTQVPELQGQITRFDLIFEKDPFSPEAEELLNVVDAKLQNLSQTAGSPWFGTEFDFTGTTAGKRDLKAVTTSDQWVIQQLVTIAVLGVLLLILRRPLICLYLIVSVIVSYLVTIGITEAVFATLYSGTYEGLDWKVPIFLFVILVAIGEDYNIYLVTRVLEEQAEHGPLEGLRLAVVKTGGIISSCGLIMAGSFISMMTGSLRGMLELGFALSLGILLDTFFVRPVIVPAFLAIVARREERRRPSEHGRRSHGDSPIGLPLEAPGELAERAGR is encoded by the coding sequence ATGTATTTCCGTCTTGGCTCCTTCATCGCCCGGCACTGGAAGGTCGTGATCCTGTTCTGGATCGTGCTGGCGGCGGGGCTCAAGCTGTGGGCGCCCCGCTGGGACGATGTCACGCACGACGGCGATCTCGCCTATCTGCCACCCCGCATGACGAGCGTGCGCGGCGAAGCGCTGCTCGCGCAGGCGTTCCCCGACACGAAGGTGCGCAGCCAGGCAGTGCTCGTGGTCGAGCGTCCCGACGGCGAACTGACTCCGGCCGATTACTACATCGCCGACAAGCTGGCTTCGAAGTTCGAGAAGCTGATCGAGGAGGCCGCCGAGGAACAGACTCCACTTCCCATCGCGGCCGTGTGGAGCCACAACACCGAGGTGCTGGGCAGCAAGCTTACGAGTCCCGTCTCCGATCGAGGGCAGGCGACGCTCGTCATCCTCTCGTTGACGAACGAGTTCATGGCGACCGACAACATTCGCCTCCTCGATGAATTTCAGATCGCGCTCGACGACGTTCGGCAGGATCCGCATTTTCCGGCCGGGCTGAATCTCGGCATTAGCGGTTCGGCTGCCATCGGCGGCGACATGCTCGGCTCGGCCAAGGAGAGCATCGAAAGCACCGAGATCACGGCCATCGTGCTCGTCTTCTTGATCCTGCTGTTCGTCTACCGGGCCCCCCTCTTGGTGATTATTCCGCTGACGGCCATCGTGCTCTCGGTCTCCGTGGCGACCGATGTCGTCGCCTGGCTGGCCGACTATAGCGCGCACAGCGACTGGCTACACTTCAAGATCTTCAAGACGACGAAGATTTTCGTGGTGGTGATTCTCTATGGCAGCGGCACCGACTTCTCGCTGTTCCTGATTTCGCGCTATCGCGAGGAACTCGAGCACGGCTACGAAAAGTCGCAGGCGATCGAGCGGGCCCTGGGAAGCGTGGGCGAAGCACTGGTCGGAAGTGCGCTGACGACGATTCTCGGCCTGAGCATGATGTACTTCGCCGATTTCGGAAAATTCCGCTACAGCGGGCCCGTGATCGGCTTGTGCCTGCTGATCACCTTGATCGCCTGCTTGACCTTCGCGCCGGCCATGCTGCGGGCCTGCGGCACCGCGGTGTTCTGGCCCTTCGGCTTCGCTCCGGCACGCCAGCAGAATCGCCAGGGCTTGCACCTGAGCGGCTTGTTGGATCGTTTCTGGAATTGGGCCAGCCATTTCATCATCCGCTGGCCGGGGGTCATTCTGGCGGCCTCGATCTTGCTGATGCTCTACCCCGCCTGGCGCGGACTCTCCGTCGACATCACCTACAACCTGCTGAACGAATTGCAGCAGGACCGCCCGAGCGTCGTGGGAACGAACCTCGTCCGGCGTCATTTCCCGGCGGGGGATGTCGGGCCAGTAACCGTGGTCGCCTACAACCAGCAGGGCAAGTTCGACACGCGCGAAGGCGAGATCCACATCGCCGAGCTCACGAAGCAGTTGTGGGACGTCCCCGGCGTCGTGGCCGTGCGCAGCTTGAGCGAGCCGCTGGGAGACAAGCCCGGCTATGCGAACATCTTCAGTCGGCGCGGGCAACGCAAGGTCGCGGCCAAGAAACACAACCGCACGCTCAGCACCTTTCTCACCCAGGTGCCCGAGTTGCAGGGGCAGATCACGCGCTTCGATCTGATCTTCGAGAAGGATCCCTTCTCGCCCGAGGCCGAGGAATTGCTGAACGTCGTCGATGCGAAGCTGCAGAACCTGAGCCAGACCGCGGGATCCCCCTGGTTCGGCACGGAGTTCGACTTTACCGGCACGACGGCGGGCAAACGCGACCTGAAGGCGGTCACCACCAGCGACCAATGGGTGATTCAGCAGTTGGTGACCATCGCCGTGTTGGGCGTGCTCTTGCTGATTTTGCGGCGACCGCTGATCTGTCTCTACCTGATCGTCTCGGTGATCGTGAGCTACCTGGTTACCATCGGCATTACCGAGGCCGTCTTCGCCACCCTTTATAGCGGCACGTACGAGGGCCTCGACTGGAAAGTGCCCATCTTCCTGTTCGTCATCCTCGTGGCCATCGGCGAGGACTACAACATCTACCTGGTGACGCGCGTGCTCGAAGAGCAGGCCGAGCACGGCCCGCTCGAGGGCTTGCGCCTGGCCGTGGTAAAGACGGGGGGCATTATCAGTAGTTGTGGGCTGATCATGGCGGGTTCGTTCATCTCGATGATGACCGGTTCGTTGCGTGGCATGCTCGAGCTCGGCTTCGCCCTGTCGTTGGGCATTCTGCTCGATACGTTCTTCGTGCGCCCGGTGATCGTGCCGGCGTTTCTGGCAATCGTGGCGCGTCGCGAAGAACGCCGGCGGCCGTCCGAGCATGGCCGGCGGTCGCACGGCGATTCTCCGATCGGCCTGCCCCTGGAAGCACCGGGCGAACTGGCCGAGCGCGCGGGGCGCTAA
- a CDS encoding BON domain-containing protein, with translation MGLAGRVGASVGELTGMERFVRTNRTRNDFVGSDLADRVGFIGSIQGNTRGAIRSAITNLRPLVNEQINRIPPEPLTRQARPYAPRYQIGFDYPLPPSEEVEASLARQLLRVPGMERLGPVEVSVVGQTAILRGAVASEHQRDVAEQLVLLEPGIREVQNELTVGPPVESPSVRELPEAPAASSLGTPVVPGLVP, from the coding sequence ATGGGGCTCGCCGGGCGGGTGGGCGCCTCGGTGGGAGAGTTGACGGGTATGGAGCGATTCGTACGCACCAACCGCACACGCAATGATTTCGTCGGTAGCGATCTCGCGGACCGCGTCGGCTTCATCGGTTCGATCCAGGGAAACACACGCGGCGCGATCCGCTCGGCCATCACGAACTTGCGCCCGCTCGTGAACGAACAGATCAATCGCATTCCGCCCGAACCGCTCACGCGGCAGGCGCGTCCCTATGCCCCGCGTTACCAGATCGGCTTCGACTACCCCCTGCCTCCTAGCGAGGAAGTTGAGGCATCGCTGGCGCGGCAGTTGCTACGGGTGCCTGGTATGGAACGCCTGGGCCCGGTCGAGGTGTCAGTGGTTGGCCAGACGGCGATCCTACGTGGCGCTGTCGCATCTGAGCACCAGCGGGACGTGGCGGAACAACTGGTGCTCCTTGAGCCCGGAATTCGGGAAGTCCAGAATGAGCTGACGGTGGGGCCGCCGGTTGAGTCACCATCGGTACGTGAGCTGCCTGAGGCGCCGGCGGCATCATCGCTTGGTACGCCCGTGGTGCCGGGGCTGGTCCCCTAG